A part of Neovison vison isolate M4711 chromosome 6, ASM_NN_V1, whole genome shotgun sequence genomic DNA contains:
- the LOC122910029 gene encoding casein kinase II subunit alpha'-interacting protein, giving the protein MIPLAYYDQHFVPLEHSYQLAKTNSLTHQYTGEKLNQSNNQPVVRLQSHSNHLAAPPVSSKQMAQSFSLLSSVKSQDTISQGFNNKVLKAPVSQPKCQATPSLDLHQRTSLWPNRRVLSSPVIHHKPETTSSLELNKTSSSMESTQTNLSSQLPLPKPQTSSSPDFCQTSSSQKSNQGVSSSSLFPSKHQDTPSLDILWTSSSLGSNQRVLSPTLLQSRPQKASSLDSLWTSLLERNQRSLSSPSLNSTPQINVLLQSSRPSKSNQMALNSPLPDSRYQTAPTLNSSSCVLSLPLSHSKPRKSPPAHSVHQAQSLPLFSLKSQTVLTLNQDFRTLSSPVCHSKFQSTLSPNDKQKATDLSSSHSKPNVLGPSLSSSKHFIRNIAASTLGSRFQSKSSFDLCAKTESNKEIPWSLNYIYPCIVKGGTVPDDVLNKIVNSLSKTRIQRDLCRQILFRRMRGKPNPHPGPRLSSNYIVCLACASCIKSQCNHLTGRKDPRGATLFVIPTPELGSEGETEVKLVFLLSLPETSLSSCLPSPVKENQPDEAPEDNLEGMEKIRIFSPSEPEITQELNNKWPTAGPENKVVSQQPQAIDWLLYVKKSSNFQPQSSSTSTSSSSSSSSSSSSSSSCTPPSLLSPSKESTTSTLSGCVFTKVLSYHRLPPGVSWLEFICSKNHQPLPGKPQQSQSRPPKTWPMRNSTTVKGSKGPKILFKIFQTVSK; this is encoded by the coding sequence ATGATACCATTGGCATATTATGATCAACACTTTGTGCCTTTAGAACACTCTTACCAACTGGCCAAAACCAATTCATTAACACATCAGTACACAGGTGAAAAACTAAATCAATCTAATAACCAGCCTGTGGTCAGACTGCAGTCCCATAGTAATCATCTTGCAGCACCTCCAGTTAGCTCTAAGCAGATGGCACAGAGCTTCTCATTATTGTCATCTGTCAAGTCTCAGGACACAATTTCACAGGGCTTCAATAACAAGGTTCTGAAAGCACCAGTATCCCAACCCAAATGTCAGGCCACACCTTCACTAGACCTCCACCAGAGAACTTCACTGTGGCCTAATCGGAGAGTCCTGAGCTCACCTGTGATACACCATAAACCTGAGACAACATCTTCACTTGAACTTAATAAGACATCTTCATCTATGGAGTCCACCCAAACAAATCTGAGCTCACAATtacccctccccaaacctcagaCTTCATCCTCACCAGACTTTTGCCAGACATCATCTTCACAGAAGTCTAATCAGGGAGTCTCAAGTTCATCATTATTCCCCTCCAAACATCAAGATACACCTTCCCTAGACATCCTCTGGACATCATCATCTTTGGGATCTAATCAAAGAGTGCTTAGCCCAACATTACTGCAATCCAGGCCTCAGAAAGCATCTTCATTGGATAGCCTTTGGACATCTTTGTTAGAGCGCAATCAAAGATCTTTGAGCTCACCATCACTCAACTCTACACCTCAAATAAATGTCTTGCTTCAGTCATCACGTCCATCAAAATCCAATCAAATGGCTCTGAACTCACCGTTACCTGACTCAAGATATCAGACAGCACCTACACTGAATTCTAGTTCCTGTGTTCTGAGTTTACCACTGTCCCACTCAAAACCAAGGAAATCACCTCCAGCACATTCTGTCCACCAGGCTCAGAGTTTGCCATTGTTCTCACTCAAATCTCAGACAGTGCTTACACTTAATCAGGACTTTAGGACCTTGAGCTCACCAGTTTGTCACTCCAAGTTTCAGAGCACTTTGTCACCAAATGACAAACAGAAAGCCACAGATTTATCTTCATCCCATTCTAAACCAAATGTCTTAGGTCCATCATTATCAAGCTCCAAACACTTTATCAGAAATATAGCTGCTTCAACATTGGGCTCCAGATTCCAAAGTAAAAGCAGCTTTGATCTTTGTGCAAAGACagaatcaaataaagaaattccaTGGAGTTTAAATTACATTTATCCTTGCATTGTTAAAGGTGGAACTGTGCCTGATGATGTCCTAAATAAAATTGTCAATTCTCTTTCCAAGACTAGAATCCAGAGGGATCTCTGTAGGCAGATTCTCTTTCGAAGGATGAGGGGAAAACCAAATCCTCATCCTGGTCCCCGTCTTTCATCAAATTATATAGTTTGTTTAGCTTGTGCTTCCTGCATAAAATCTCAGTGTAACCATCTTACAGGAAGGAAGGATCCTCGAGGTGCAACGCTGTTTGTCATACCAACACCTGAACTCGGTTCTGAGGGAGAAACGGAAGTGAAAttagtttttctcctttctctaccAGAGACTTCTCTCTCATCTTGTCTCCCATCCCCTGTGAAAGAAAATCAGCCTGATGAAGCCCCTGAAGACAACCttgaaggaatggagaagataCGTATTTTCTCTCCATCTGAACCTGAAATCACACAGGAGCTAAATAACAAATGGCCGACAGCAGGCCCTGAAAACAAAGTTGTAAGCCAACAACCCCAGGCTATTGACTGGCTGCTTTATGTTAAGAAAAGTAGTAATTTTCAGCCACAGTCCTCTTCTACCTctacatcctcctcctcctcttcatcttcttcttcctcttcctcttcctcttgcaCTCCACCTTCCTTACTGTCTCCTTCCAAAGAGTCTACCACATCTACTCTCTCAGGTTGTGTATTCACTAAGGTACTTAGTTACCACCGGTTGCCTCCAGGGGTCTCCTGGCTTGAGTTTATATGTAGTAAAAATCACCAGCCACTTCCTGGAAAACCACAACAAAGTCAATCACGACCTCCCAAAACATGGCCTATGAGGAATAGCACCACAGTAAAAGGGTCAAAGGGGCCAAAGATACTGTTCAAAATTTTCCAGACAGTTTCAAAATGA